One window of the Azospirillum sp. TSH58 genome contains the following:
- a CDS encoding amidohydrolase family protein, which yields MFDLILRRATLPDGRTGMDIGVREGRIAAVEKDLPGPAGEEIDATGRLVTPPFVDSHFHMDSTLSYGLPRVNRSGTLLEGIALWGELKPQLVQDAIVERALAYCDWAVARGLLAIRSHVDVCDPRLLAVESLLEVKRRVAPYLDLQLVAFPQDGVLRSPGAMDLLKRALDMGVDVVGGIPHFERTMADGAASVRLLCEIAAERGLLVDMHCDESDDPLSRHVETLAYETQRLGMQGRVTGSHLTSMHSMDNYYVSKLIPLMVEADLGVIANPLINITLQGRHDTYPKRRGMTRVPELMGAGLTVALGHDCVMDPWYPLGSGDMLEVAHMGLHVGQMTGYDGMLACFRAVTEAPAKLLHLDGYGLEVGCHADLVVLQAADPVEAIRTRATRLCVLRRGAVVSRCAPVEARLALPGRPESVSFTLPTARAT from the coding sequence ATGTTCGATCTGATCCTGCGCCGCGCCACGCTGCCCGACGGCCGCACCGGCATGGACATCGGCGTCCGCGAGGGCCGCATCGCCGCGGTGGAGAAGGACCTGCCCGGCCCCGCCGGGGAGGAGATCGACGCCACGGGCCGGCTGGTCACGCCGCCTTTCGTCGATTCGCACTTCCACATGGACTCCACGCTCAGCTACGGCCTGCCGCGGGTCAACCGCTCCGGCACGCTGCTGGAGGGCATCGCGCTGTGGGGCGAGCTGAAGCCGCAGCTCGTCCAGGACGCCATCGTCGAGCGGGCGCTGGCCTATTGCGACTGGGCGGTGGCGCGCGGCCTGCTGGCGATCCGCAGCCACGTGGACGTCTGCGACCCGCGCCTGCTGGCCGTGGAATCGCTGCTGGAGGTCAAGCGGCGGGTCGCCCCCTACCTCGACCTGCAGCTCGTCGCCTTCCCGCAGGACGGAGTCCTGCGCTCCCCCGGCGCGATGGACCTGCTGAAGCGCGCCCTCGACATGGGCGTCGACGTGGTGGGCGGCATCCCGCATTTCGAGCGGACGATGGCCGACGGCGCCGCCTCCGTGAGGCTGCTCTGCGAGATCGCGGCGGAGCGCGGGCTGCTGGTGGACATGCATTGCGACGAGTCGGACGACCCGCTGTCCCGCCATGTCGAGACGCTGGCCTACGAGACGCAACGGCTGGGGATGCAGGGGCGGGTGACCGGCTCGCACCTCACCTCCATGCATTCCATGGACAACTACTACGTCTCCAAGCTGATCCCGCTGATGGTCGAGGCCGACCTCGGCGTCATCGCCAACCCGCTGATCAACATCACGCTCCAGGGCCGTCACGACACCTATCCCAAGCGCCGCGGCATGACCCGCGTGCCGGAGCTGATGGGCGCCGGCCTGACGGTGGCGCTGGGCCACGACTGCGTGATGGACCCCTGGTACCCGCTCGGCTCCGGCGACATGCTGGAGGTCGCGCACATGGGCCTGCATGTCGGGCAGATGACCGGCTATGACGGGATGCTCGCCTGCTTCCGCGCGGTGACCGAGGCTCCGGCCAAGCTGCTTCACCTCGACGGCTACGGGCTGGAGGTGGGCTGCCACGCCGATCTGGTGGTGCTCCAGGCCGCCGACCCGGTGGAGGCGATCCGCACCCGCGCCACCCGCCTGTGTGTTCTGCGCCGCGGCGCCGTGGTCAGCCGCTGCGCCCCGGTGGAGGCGCGGCTCGCCCTGCCGGGCCGCCCGGAGTCGGTGTCCTTCACCCTGCCCACGGCGCGGGCCACCTAA
- a CDS encoding ABC transporter permease, with amino-acid sequence MELFQTILDILVSAAFWTAVLRIATPYILGTLGELLCERAGVLNLGIEGIMTMGAMAGWMAVYQGADLWTGVLVAALCGGLMGLLHATLTVPLGLSQHVAGIGVTLLGTSLSYFVYRLVLPQASTPPTVEPFQPLDLPGALAQTPMTYMALILVAVVAYVLYRTPVGLAVRMVGENPAAAEAQGLSVTAVRVGAVVAGSALMALAGAFLTLSAFNAFFFNMVNGRGWICIALVVFASWRPGKALLGALLFAAFDALQLRLQQVAGGVLPYQLFLMMPYLLSILALVLVARRASYPRALMIPYRKGER; translated from the coding sequence ATGGAGCTGTTCCAAACGATCCTCGACATCCTGGTCTCCGCCGCCTTCTGGACGGCAGTGCTGCGCATCGCCACCCCCTACATCCTGGGCACGCTGGGCGAACTGCTGTGCGAGCGGGCGGGCGTTCTGAACCTCGGCATCGAGGGCATCATGACGATGGGCGCCATGGCCGGCTGGATGGCCGTCTACCAGGGCGCCGACCTGTGGACCGGCGTGCTGGTGGCGGCACTCTGCGGCGGGCTGATGGGGCTGCTGCACGCCACCCTGACGGTGCCGCTGGGCCTGTCGCAGCATGTGGCGGGCATCGGCGTGACGCTGCTCGGCACCAGCCTGTCCTACTTCGTCTACCGCCTCGTCCTGCCGCAGGCGAGCACCCCGCCCACCGTCGAGCCGTTCCAGCCGTTGGACCTGCCCGGCGCGCTGGCCCAGACGCCGATGACCTACATGGCGCTGATCCTCGTCGCCGTCGTCGCCTACGTCCTCTACCGCACGCCGGTCGGTCTGGCGGTGCGCATGGTCGGCGAGAATCCGGCGGCGGCGGAGGCCCAGGGCCTCAGCGTCACCGCCGTCCGCGTCGGTGCGGTGGTGGCGGGAAGCGCGCTGATGGCGCTGGCCGGGGCCTTCCTCACCCTGTCGGCCTTCAACGCCTTCTTCTTCAACATGGTCAACGGGCGCGGCTGGATCTGCATCGCGCTGGTGGTCTTCGCCTCCTGGCGGCCCGGCAAGGCACTGCTGGGCGCGCTGCTGTTCGCCGCCTTCGACGCGCTGCAATTGCGGCTTCAGCAGGTGGCGGGGGGCGTCCTGCCCTACCAGCTGTTCCTGATGATGCCCTACCTGTTGAGCATCCTGGCGCTGGTGCTGGTGGCGCGCCGCGCCTCCTACCCGCGGGCGCTGATGATCCCGTACCGCAAAGGAGAACGCTGA
- a CDS encoding ABC transporter permease: MRLEPREHTPLAARLLAPVAAVAAALALCALLVAWTGAPVLRAYGLLLEGAAGSRFALTETLTRATPLILTGLAAAVAFRAKLWNIGAEGQLYMGALAAVVLGGGMLNLPAWLLLPTVMIAGAAAGGATLLGPAVLKVRFGVDEVVTTLLLNFIVLLLVSMLLEGALKDPMGMGWPQSAPVVEAAELPKLVERTRLHTGLLVALGLSALLWLIDTRTIWGYENRAVGANPRAAAFAGMPVTRVMLRTALLSGGLAGLAGVIEVCGLKGYLTLDLSPGFGYSGIVVAMLAQLHPVGVVGAAVFIAGIFVGADAMSRAMPVPNYIADVLVATSLLCMLVAGLLTRYRLRRG, from the coding sequence ATGCGGCTTGAACCGCGAGAGCATACCCCGCTGGCCGCCCGCCTGCTGGCACCCGTGGCGGCGGTGGCGGCGGCGCTGGCGCTCTGCGCGCTGCTGGTCGCCTGGACCGGCGCGCCGGTGCTGCGCGCCTACGGCCTGCTGCTGGAGGGGGCCGCCGGCTCCCGCTTCGCCCTGACCGAGACGCTGACCCGCGCCACCCCGCTGATCCTCACCGGCCTCGCCGCCGCCGTCGCCTTCCGCGCCAAGCTGTGGAACATCGGGGCGGAGGGGCAGCTCTACATGGGCGCTCTCGCCGCCGTCGTGCTGGGCGGCGGCATGCTGAACCTGCCGGCCTGGCTGCTGCTGCCGACCGTGATGATCGCCGGGGCCGCCGCCGGGGGCGCCACGCTGCTCGGCCCCGCCGTGCTGAAGGTGCGCTTCGGCGTGGACGAGGTGGTGACCACGCTGCTGCTGAACTTCATCGTCCTGCTGCTCGTCTCCATGCTGCTGGAGGGCGCGCTGAAGGACCCCATGGGCATGGGCTGGCCGCAGTCCGCCCCGGTCGTCGAGGCGGCGGAACTGCCCAAGCTGGTCGAGCGGACGCGGCTGCACACCGGCCTGCTGGTCGCGCTGGGCCTGTCGGCCCTGCTCTGGCTGATCGACACCCGGACCATCTGGGGCTACGAGAACCGGGCGGTCGGCGCCAACCCGCGCGCCGCGGCCTTCGCCGGCATGCCGGTGACCCGCGTCATGCTGCGCACCGCCCTGCTGTCCGGCGGGCTGGCCGGGCTGGCCGGGGTGATCGAGGTCTGCGGGCTGAAGGGCTACCTGACGCTCGACCTGTCGCCGGGCTTCGGCTACAGCGGCATCGTCGTCGCCATGCTGGCGCAGCTTCACCCGGTGGGCGTGGTCGGGGCGGCGGTCTTCATCGCCGGCATCTTCGTCGGCGCCGACGCCATGAGCCGCGCCATGCCGGTGCCCAACTACATCGCCGACGTGCTCGTCGCCACCAGCCTGCTCTGCATGCTGGTCGCCGGGCTGCTGACGCGCTACCGGCTGCGGCGGGGGTGA
- a CDS encoding ABC transporter ATP-binding protein: MTSPPIVLRLSGITKRFGPLVANDSISLTLHKGEVLALLGENGAGKTTLMNILFGHYVADEGSIEAFGQPLPPGSPRAALAAGIGMVHQHFTLADNLSVLDNIAVGTESLWRPRSDRAAATAKLLDLARRFGLEVRPDALVGDLSVGERQRAEILKALYRDARVLILDEPTAVLTPQESASLFDTLRRLTADGLAVVFISHKMNEVFAASDTVAVLRGGRLVATRRTAETDREELAELMVGRALKPPTPTPLEPGEPVLALSGVTVASGHGRPLLDAVDLTVRRRQIVGIAGVSGNGQTALAELVSGLIHPDSGTMALKGEPASSAGPAEMVRRGVARIPEDRHAAGLVGAMAVWENLIAERYHDPAFQRFGLIRRGAARAYAEEVIQAFDVRCPGPDARTQLLSGGNMQKLILGRTLAHGPDLILASQPTRGLDVGAVSYVHGRLLEARAAGAGVLLISEDLDEILALADGITVAYHGRLTPVLPHGRVSVRQLGLLMAGHWEILPEIVDAA, translated from the coding sequence ATGACATCACCCCCCATCGTCCTCCGCCTCTCCGGCATCACGAAGCGGTTCGGGCCGCTCGTCGCCAACGATTCCATCTCGCTGACGCTCCACAAGGGCGAGGTGCTGGCCTTGCTGGGCGAGAACGGCGCCGGCAAGACGACCCTGATGAACATCCTCTTCGGCCATTACGTCGCCGACGAGGGGAGCATCGAGGCGTTCGGCCAGCCGCTTCCCCCCGGCTCCCCCCGCGCGGCGCTGGCCGCCGGGATCGGCATGGTCCACCAGCACTTCACCCTGGCCGACAACCTGTCGGTGCTCGACAACATCGCCGTGGGCACGGAGTCGCTGTGGCGCCCGCGCTCCGACCGCGCCGCCGCCACGGCGAAGCTGCTCGACCTCGCCCGCCGCTTCGGGCTGGAGGTGCGGCCCGACGCGCTGGTCGGCGACCTGTCGGTGGGCGAGCGGCAGCGCGCCGAGATCCTGAAGGCGCTCTACCGCGACGCCCGCGTCCTGATCCTGGACGAGCCGACCGCGGTGCTGACCCCGCAGGAATCCGCCAGCCTGTTCGACACGCTGCGCCGCCTGACCGCCGACGGGCTGGCCGTGGTCTTCATCAGCCACAAGATGAACGAGGTCTTCGCGGCCAGCGACACCGTCGCCGTGCTGCGCGGCGGGCGCCTCGTCGCCACCCGCAGGACCGCCGAGACCGACCGCGAGGAGCTGGCCGAACTGATGGTCGGGCGCGCCCTGAAGCCGCCCACCCCGACCCCGCTGGAGCCGGGCGAGCCGGTGCTTGCGCTGTCCGGCGTGACCGTCGCCTCCGGCCACGGGCGCCCGCTGCTCGACGCGGTGGACCTGACCGTGCGCCGCCGCCAGATCGTCGGCATCGCCGGCGTGTCGGGCAACGGGCAGACCGCGCTGGCCGAGCTGGTCAGCGGCCTGATCCATCCGGATTCCGGCACCATGGCCCTGAAAGGCGAGCCCGCCAGCAGCGCCGGTCCGGCGGAGATGGTCCGCCGCGGCGTCGCCCGCATCCCGGAGGACCGGCACGCCGCCGGCCTCGTCGGCGCCATGGCGGTGTGGGAGAACCTGATCGCCGAGCGCTACCACGACCCCGCCTTCCAGCGCTTCGGCCTGATCCGCCGGGGGGCCGCCCGCGCCTACGCCGAGGAGGTGATCCAAGCGTTCGACGTGCGCTGTCCGGGTCCGGACGCCCGCACCCAGCTGCTGTCCGGCGGCAACATGCAGAAGCTGATCCTGGGCCGCACGCTGGCCCACGGGCCGGACCTGATCCTGGCGAGCCAGCCGACCCGCGGCCTCGACGTGGGCGCGGTGTCCTACGTCCACGGGCGGCTGCTGGAGGCCCGCGCCGCCGGGGCCGGGGTGCTGCTGATCTCCGAGGATCTGGACGAGATCCTGGCGCTGGCCGACGGCATCACCGTCGCCTATCACGGGCGCCTCACCCCCGTTCTGCCGCACGGCCGCGTGTCGGTCCGCCAGCTCGGCCTGCTGATGGCCGGGCATTGGGAGATTTTGCCGGAGATCGTCGATGCGGCTTGA
- a CDS encoding BMP family protein, producing the protein MGKVFGVARRAVLCGAAAAAVAAMALPAWAQSKVKVAGIYTVPIEQQWVSRIHTALKAAEARGDIEYVWAESVANTDYERVMRQYAEGGQQLVFGEVFGVERAARAVAKDYPKTAFVMGSSFKPQEPNFSVFDNYIQEPAYLTGMIAGAVSKSNVIGMVGGYPIPEVNRLMNAFMEGAREVNPNVKFMVSFIGSWFDPPKAKEAAFAMIDRGADVMYAERFGVSDAAKERKVLAIGNVINTQPQYPDTVVASALWHMEPSVDRAIAAVKAGSYKAEDYGPYSQMVHKGSSLAPLGTFEGKVPADVMAKVKAREQEILDGKFTVKVNDNEPKSTM; encoded by the coding sequence ATGGGGAAGGTATTCGGCGTGGCGCGGCGCGCCGTCCTGTGCGGTGCGGCGGCGGCCGCCGTCGCGGCGATGGCTCTGCCCGCCTGGGCGCAGTCGAAGGTCAAGGTCGCCGGCATCTACACCGTGCCGATCGAGCAGCAGTGGGTCAGCCGCATCCACACCGCCCTGAAGGCCGCCGAGGCGCGCGGCGACATCGAGTATGTCTGGGCCGAATCGGTCGCCAACACCGACTATGAGCGCGTGATGCGCCAGTACGCCGAGGGCGGCCAGCAGCTCGTCTTCGGCGAGGTCTTCGGCGTCGAGCGCGCAGCCCGCGCCGTCGCCAAGGACTATCCCAAGACCGCCTTCGTCATGGGCTCCAGCTTCAAGCCGCAGGAGCCGAACTTCTCGGTCTTCGACAACTACATCCAGGAGCCGGCCTATCTGACCGGCATGATTGCGGGCGCGGTGTCCAAGTCGAACGTCATCGGCATGGTCGGCGGCTACCCGATCCCCGAGGTGAACCGCCTGATGAACGCCTTCATGGAGGGCGCCAGGGAGGTGAACCCGAACGTGAAGTTCATGGTCAGCTTCATCGGCTCCTGGTTCGACCCGCCGAAGGCCAAGGAAGCCGCCTTCGCCATGATCGACCGCGGCGCCGACGTGATGTACGCCGAGCGCTTCGGCGTGTCCGACGCCGCCAAGGAGCGCAAGGTCCTGGCCATCGGCAACGTCATCAACACCCAGCCGCAGTATCCGGACACCGTGGTCGCCAGCGCGCTCTGGCACATGGAGCCGTCGGTCGACCGCGCCATTGCCGCGGTGAAGGCCGGCAGCTACAAGGCCGAGGATTACGGCCCCTACAGCCAGATGGTCCACAAGGGCTCCAGCCTCGCCCCGCTCGGCACCTTCGAGGGCAAGGTTCCCGCCGACGTGATGGCCAAGGTGAAGGCCCGCGAGCAGGAGATCCTCGACGGCAAGTTCACCGTGAAGGTGAACGACAACGAGCCGAAGTCGACGATGTGA
- the upp gene encoding uracil phosphoribosyltransferase translates to MPNPTLPIPTLTVIDHPLVQHKLTLLRRRETPTARFHEVMREVSQLMGYELTRDLPLEDRPVETPLASFDAPLLTGKKLCLVSILRAGQGLLDGMRTLLPSARIGHIGLYRDQETLTPVEYFFKVPEDIEERLVILVDPMLATGHTAVAAVHRLKDAGAASIKLAVLVAAPEGLRNFHDAHPDVPVFTAAVDERLDENGYILPGLGDAGDRLYGTR, encoded by the coding sequence ATGCCCAACCCGACGTTGCCCATCCCGACACTCACCGTCATCGACCACCCTTTGGTCCAGCACAAGCTGACCCTTCTGCGGCGGCGGGAGACCCCCACCGCCCGGTTCCACGAGGTGATGCGGGAGGTGTCGCAGCTGATGGGCTATGAGCTGACGCGCGACCTTCCCCTTGAGGACCGCCCGGTGGAAACGCCGCTGGCCAGCTTCGACGCGCCGCTGCTGACCGGCAAGAAGCTGTGCCTCGTCTCCATCCTGCGGGCCGGGCAAGGGCTGCTGGACGGCATGCGCACGCTGCTGCCGTCGGCCCGCATCGGGCACATCGGCCTCTACCGCGACCAGGAGACGCTGACCCCCGTCGAGTATTTCTTCAAGGTGCCGGAGGACATCGAGGAGCGGCTGGTCATCCTCGTCGATCCCATGCTCGCCACCGGCCACACGGCCGTCGCGGCGGTGCACCGGCTGAAGGACGCGGGTGCGGCCTCGATCAAGCTGGCCGTCCTGGTGGCCGCCCCGGAGGGCTTGCGCAACTTCCACGACGCGCACCCCGACGTGCCGGTCTTCACCGCTGCAGTGGACGAGCGGCTGGACGAGAACGGCTACATCCTGCCCGGCCTGGGCGACGCGGGCGACCGGCTTTACGGCACCCGCTGA
- a CDS encoding URC4/urg3 family protein, translating into MSAHADDDAGWLLSADAVRQRAHAILAKAGRGDLAHFELRPERLPDAAALVATVTRESYPDLDVPYHSRWRHFVMEGDDRWAALAAGLDVDADEVARIRFDLAVTSVLLDAGAGDRWRYRDAAGVELARSEGLAIASFDLFRAGGFADDSKRTPLRADAAALSAMTETALARGFQAGPDNPLVGLEGRAALLRRLGSALTAAPDLFGTRGRVGTLYDALKAQAVDGTLPATAILDAVLRGLGPIWPGRIERGGVNLGDTWSHSAVGLVPFHKLSQWLSYSLVEPLEGAGIAVTGLDRLTGLPEYRNGGLLVDSGVLVPKHPRILSDELEVGDEAVVEWRALTVALLDRLADEVRARLGVPAESFPLAKVLQGGTWTAGRRIARERRPGGGPPIRIRSDGTVF; encoded by the coding sequence TTGAGCGCCCACGCCGACGATGATGCGGGGTGGCTGCTCTCCGCCGACGCGGTGCGCCAGCGCGCCCACGCGATCCTGGCGAAGGCCGGGCGCGGGGACCTCGCCCATTTCGAGCTTCGCCCGGAGCGGCTGCCCGATGCCGCCGCCCTGGTCGCCACGGTGACGCGGGAGTCCTACCCGGACCTGGACGTCCCCTACCACAGCCGCTGGCGGCATTTCGTGATGGAGGGCGACGACCGCTGGGCGGCGCTTGCCGCCGGACTGGACGTGGATGCGGACGAGGTCGCGCGCATCCGCTTCGACCTCGCGGTGACCAGCGTGCTGCTGGACGCCGGGGCGGGCGACCGCTGGCGCTACCGCGACGCGGCGGGGGTGGAGTTGGCCCGCTCCGAAGGGCTGGCCATCGCCAGCTTCGACCTGTTCCGCGCGGGCGGCTTCGCCGATGATTCGAAGAGAACGCCTCTGCGCGCCGACGCGGCGGCTCTCTCCGCCATGACCGAGACGGCGCTCGCCCGCGGCTTCCAGGCCGGGCCGGACAACCCGCTGGTCGGGCTGGAGGGGCGCGCGGCGCTGCTGCGCCGGTTGGGGAGTGCGCTGACCGCTGCACCCGACCTGTTCGGCACACGGGGGCGGGTCGGCACCCTCTACGACGCGCTGAAGGCGCAGGCCGTGGACGGGACGCTTCCCGCCACCGCCATCCTCGACGCGGTGCTGCGCGGGCTGGGGCCGATCTGGCCGGGCCGGATCGAGCGCGGCGGCGTCAATCTGGGGGATACCTGGAGCCATTCGGCGGTCGGCCTCGTCCCCTTCCACAAGCTGTCGCAATGGCTCAGCTATTCGCTGGTCGAGCCGCTGGAGGGGGCGGGCATCGCCGTCACCGGGCTGGACCGGCTGACCGGCCTGCCGGAATACCGCAACGGCGGGCTGCTGGTGGACAGCGGCGTGCTGGTGCCGAAGCATCCCCGCATCCTGTCCGACGAGCTGGAGGTCGGGGATGAGGCGGTGGTGGAGTGGCGCGCCCTGACCGTCGCCCTGCTCGACCGCCTCGCCGACGAGGTCCGCGCCCGGCTGGGCGTGCCCGCGGAGAGCTTCCCGCTCGCCAAGGTCCTCCAGGGCGGCACCTGGACCGCGGGGCGCCGGATCGCCCGCGAGCGCCGCCCCGGCGGCGGCCCGCCGATCCGCATCCGCAGCGACGGGACCGTCTTCTGA
- a CDS encoding GTP cyclohydrolase II, with the protein MESRRNQPQRHIVLASHPTGGAKPRYTPVHWGAPTAAERGPVVASLSDPAQRNAIGAHAGSYAVYRALAVAAGQLSAYHVPDLTNTAPAEPIGPHPQWGDPDKIVSIDPFGHMVSDAFGDHLARGVDVRPTIAVTKARIKMPELVDAMRAGRLAADGQILLPSGDARVTKVAIEPVWFLPGIAKRFGITESALRRGLFEHTGSMFPELVTRPDLKVFLPPINGLTVYILGDAAALTDPARKVACRVHDECNGSDVFGSDICTCRPYLTHGVEECIRTAQENGAGLVIYNRKEGRALGEVTKFLVYNARKRQPGGDRAEAYFERTECVAGVQDMRFQELMPDVFHWLGVTRIDRMVSMSNMKSDAIRRAGIEIVEQIPIPDELIPDDAKVEMDAKKAAGYFTPAVPTAEELTVAKGRGLTD; encoded by the coding sequence ATGGAAAGCCGCCGTAACCAGCCGCAACGTCACATCGTTCTCGCCTCGCACCCGACCGGCGGCGCCAAGCCGCGCTACACCCCGGTCCACTGGGGCGCCCCCACCGCCGCGGAGCGCGGGCCGGTCGTTGCCTCCCTCTCCGACCCGGCGCAGCGCAACGCCATCGGCGCCCACGCCGGCAGCTACGCCGTCTACCGGGCGCTCGCCGTCGCGGCGGGGCAGCTCAGCGCCTACCATGTGCCGGACCTGACCAACACCGCTCCGGCGGAGCCGATCGGCCCGCACCCGCAATGGGGCGACCCGGACAAAATCGTCTCCATCGACCCCTTCGGCCATATGGTCAGCGACGCCTTCGGCGATCATCTGGCGCGCGGCGTCGACGTGCGCCCGACCATCGCCGTGACCAAGGCCCGCATCAAGATGCCGGAGCTGGTGGACGCCATGCGCGCCGGGCGGCTGGCGGCGGACGGCCAGATCCTGCTGCCCAGCGGCGACGCGCGCGTGACCAAGGTCGCCATCGAGCCGGTGTGGTTCCTGCCCGGCATCGCCAAGCGCTTCGGCATCACCGAGAGCGCGCTGCGCCGCGGCCTGTTCGAGCACACCGGCAGCATGTTCCCCGAACTGGTGACCCGCCCCGACCTGAAGGTCTTCCTGCCGCCGATCAACGGGCTGACCGTCTACATCCTGGGCGACGCGGCGGCGCTGACCGATCCGGCGCGCAAGGTCGCCTGCCGGGTGCACGACGAGTGCAACGGGTCGGACGTCTTCGGCTCCGACATCTGCACCTGCCGCCCCTACCTGACCCACGGCGTCGAGGAGTGCATCCGCACCGCGCAGGAGAACGGCGCCGGCCTCGTCATCTACAACCGCAAGGAAGGGCGCGCGCTGGGCGAGGTGACCAAGTTCCTGGTCTACAACGCGCGCAAGCGCCAGCCCGGCGGCGACCGGGCGGAGGCCTATTTCGAGCGCACGGAGTGCGTGGCCGGCGTCCAGGACATGCGCTTCCAGGAGTTGATGCCCGACGTCTTCCACTGGCTGGGGGTCACCCGCATCGACCGCATGGTGTCGATGAGCAACATGAAGTCCGACGCCATCCGCCGCGCCGGCATCGAGATCGTCGAACAGATCCCGATCCCCGACGAGCTGATCCCCGACGACGCCAAGGTGGAGATGGACGCCAAGAAGGCCGCCGGCTACTTCACCCCCGCCGTGCCGACCGCGGAGGAGCTGACCGTCGCCAAGGGCCGGGGGCTGACCGATTGA